In Ancalomicrobiaceae bacterium S20, the following proteins share a genomic window:
- a CDS encoding ABC transporter substrate-binding protein, which translates to MKTASKIRLGLALAVSMLAAAPALAADKIGNCEVTGKKGEFSMTPAKPGQLTVEVNLPAPAWWNGDTPEAIKDGYEYCLAANIAWRLGLTKVETVNVAWDALVAGQTKDYDLALSQASITEERKKVVDFSVPYFNSDIGVLAKKGKKVDEKSIKDLKIGVQQGTTGADFVTGTLKPKTEAKVFPDTPPLFTALMAGQIDVAMTDTAIVLGQASESKGKVVVVGQYTTGEQYGAIYPKGSANKAVLDKVIQALIDDGTTKKLAAKYLAAVWGADPTKIPYFKP; encoded by the coding sequence ATGAAAACCGCGTCGAAGATCCGCCTCGGCCTCGCTCTGGCCGTGTCCATGCTCGCTGCCGCGCCCGCGCTCGCGGCCGACAAGATCGGCAACTGCGAGGTGACCGGCAAGAAGGGCGAATTCTCCATGACCCCGGCCAAGCCCGGCCAGCTCACCGTCGAGGTGAACCTGCCGGCGCCGGCCTGGTGGAACGGCGATACCCCGGAGGCGATCAAGGACGGCTACGAGTATTGCCTCGCCGCCAACATCGCCTGGCGCCTCGGCCTGACCAAGGTCGAGACCGTCAACGTCGCCTGGGACGCGCTCGTCGCCGGCCAGACCAAGGATTACGACCTCGCGCTGTCGCAGGCCTCGATCACCGAGGAGCGCAAGAAGGTCGTCGACTTCTCGGTGCCCTACTTCAACTCCGACATCGGCGTGCTCGCCAAGAAGGGCAAGAAGGTCGACGAGAAGTCGATCAAGGATCTCAAGATCGGCGTGCAGCAGGGCACGACCGGCGCCGACTTCGTCACCGGCACGCTGAAGCCGAAGACCGAGGCCAAGGTGTTCCCGGACACCCCGCCGCTGTTCACCGCGCTGATGGCCGGCCAGATCGACGTCGCCATGACCGACACCGCGATCGTGCTCGGCCAGGCCTCGGAATCGAAGGGCAAGGTCGTCGTGGTCGGCCAGTACACGACCGGCGAGCAGTATGGCGCGATCTATCCGAAGGGCTCGGCCAACAAGGCGGTGCTCGACAAGGTGATCCAGGCGCTGATCGACGACGGCACCACCAAGAAGCTCGCGGCCAAGTATCTCGCCGCGGTCTGGGGCGCCGATCCGACCAAGATCCCCTACTTCAAGCCCTGA